The Myxococcales bacterium genome contains the following window.
AAAGCCCGATGCAAAACGGAAAATCGAAAGGGAACAACCAACTGGACGTGGGTCTATCAGGCCTCGGCTCCGAACTCTACGTAACCAAGGGGACATTTTTGCTGCACAGTTAAGGGGACATATTGCCTAAGTATAAACACCGCGCGAATCGCGCCGGACGAATCTGGTTCCGGGTCAGTGCGAATGGCCGCAGGAGCACGGCGGCTCGCCGAGGCCCTTGCGCAACAGGATTTCGTCGAACTCGGGCCGGAGCAAACCGGGCAGCACCGCCGCGTCCGCGTAGCCGCGGGCGCGATAGAACGCCAGCGCCGGCTCGTTGAAGGAAGAGACCGTCACCCACAGGTTGGGCGCCAGCCGCGCCGCCTGCTTTTCCAACCAGGCGAGCAGCGCGCCGCCGATCCCCTGCCCGTGCCAGCCCTCGCTGACCGCCAGTATTTCCAGAAACGACCCGCGCAGCCACGGATAACGCACCGCCAGCACGGCGCACGGCCGGTCGTCGATTTCCACCGTGAATCGC
Protein-coding sequences here:
- a CDS encoding GNAT family N-acetyltransferase, translated to MSEPFRCEEFSHPLGRLREFAPDDAGYLAIRLSAMDPWKTLGSEPAGLENYLRRPDAALRRFTVEIDDRPCAVLAVRYPWLRGSFLEILAVSEGWHGQGIGGALLAWLEKQAARLAPNLWVTVSSFNEPALAFYRARGYADAAVLPGLLRPEFDEILLRKGLGEPPCSCGHSH